From Sander vitreus isolate 19-12246 chromosome 5, sanVit1, whole genome shotgun sequence:
GTAATTCATTATTCAATACCGGTTTAGCCTTTAAACCTACCATATCATTAccattataaattaaaaatatttgtctTTCTAGGGACCCCTGGGAGACATTGGCTCAGCAGGGATACAGGGACCAAAAGGACCACGTGGTTTGTTGGTAAGATGAAGATAAATGCTTGTTTGGTAACTTTGTGCAGTCTTTCAGCCAATGCCAGTGCACTGAACTCTCCCAAAGTGCACACTtccaataaaaaataagtaGTGCTCCATCATATGTGTCGTCAGTCCCTAACATGTCTTTACTTTCCAGGGTATGGAGGGAGCTTCGGGCCCCGTTGGCATCATTGGCCCCAGCGGTCATCCTGTATGTACCTCATATCTCATCCTATCTGCCAGGCTTTATGTGACTTCTCTCTGCTTTTTGGCACTGATGGAGTGATTCGCTGTCTCCTTTCTCTCCATCAGGGACCCCGGGGTGACAAAGGAAGTCGGGGGGAGACGGTGCGTGGCGCTGTTTTGATGAATCCTTTTCTGTCTGTACTGTGAGCACAGAATAAGATACTTAGTATGGAGACTGCATACCACTCAGCCTCCTTTGCCCTCAGCACTTTTCATTTCCTATTGTGCTCCATTGTTTGTTGTTCCACTCACAGTGACACTTAGCTGCTGTGGAATTCTTGTCAGGGTGATAAATGTTGGCTGCATGCTCATCTCAAGCTTTTTAAGAGGTTTGTTGAGCATTCATACTCAGGCATATTTCACAAGCTCACTCCTAAAATGCCAACATTTATGTATGAGTTTGCTGTGTGAAAATAGGATTTGCTGGGTGAAAATAGGATTTGCTGTGTAAAAATAAGATTTCTGAGTGTAGGCTTGCATAGAAGCACAAGGGCAATTCAACATATAGTACATAAAGACCGTCTATTGAGTTGGTAGCACCAAGATGGTGGTGTGGTCTGCTCTCAAACTCATTCTATTATTGGGGAATTGTCCTGTCGTGAATATTGATTACTTTTTCTTTCATCTCCAACAGGGGTTACAAGGACCAAGGGTGAGTAATTATTCACCTCTCTCTGTAGCTTAATCATTCTTCTTGGCACATGCCTGTGGTCTGCCCAGTACTAGAACATGAATTAACTCCTTTATCATCTTCTATAAAGGCCAAGTTCTAAATAAGTTGAAAGCTAATGTGGTGATTTAATTTTTCAGGGACTTCGTGGCCCTCGTGGACCACCTGGACCACCTGTAAGTTGTCATGTCGTATAGGTGACACATTTCCCTTTTTGTCCTAATTCAATCTAGATGTCATAAACACATAATTATGCATGTTAAAAAAGGGTTCTTCaggcattaaataaataaataaaaaagactgGAGACACTATTTTAGAATGCACAGAACAGAAGTGTTTTGACTCTACTGAGTATTCAGAAAACTCAAAATGTACTAATGCAAAAAAAGTGTTTCATATTGTTCATTCGTCAGCTGTGAGTGCAGCATCTAGTCTGCAGGAAAATCATTTGAAGAGCAAAAACTTCCTAGTTAAACTGTGAGCATATCAAGTGTGTTATTTAGAGAATGTAACAAGTTACAGTTCTGCTTGTTTTCCACTGTGATCTGATTCAAATAGATGTTAGCCAGCAGCTCTTCTTCTCTGCATTATTTCCTGTGCATTCATGATTGTTTCTGTGCATATCTGCATATTAAATGAGAATGAAAGAACCCACCACCAACTGTGGAGATTAGGATGTACAGAACTGTTTTCTGAATACACTGAGTGGCTGTTGCTACAGAAGTGCcaacaggaaaaacaaacaaaagtttgtCAGTATACTTGGTGCATGTAATACAAGCTTCTCTCTTTGGTTTTCAGGGTCTTCCCAGCTCTCCCCTCTCACTTGTAAGTATGTTTCTCTTTATTGTCAAGTCAGGGTTTTGGGAATGATGAAATGTTATAGTACCAACTGAAAAGTAAAAATGACCATGGTGGTGGTTACCTTATTGCCTTGCTGTCTTCTTTTGGTAGAGAAATGAGGCTCTTGGTGCTGCCTTTCAAGTCATCATCGATTCCCATGCTTCACTCAGGCCAGAGGTTAGTTTTGAAGGAAAATATGCTCATTGCAAAGATTCACTGTTGATTGTTGAGTCCTAGTGGGGATTATTAATCTCACTGAGTCTGTATAAACTTCAGCAAGTTAGAGATCCAATTTAAGTCTGTCAAAAAAGTTATCTCATctaaaagagaataaaaaataaattgggTTCAATTAAGCCAATATTTATGTCCAAAGCAGAACTATCAGAGCATGGACCTGCCAATGTTAGACCAGAGCACAGATATCTTCAAGACCTTGCAGCATCTCAGCACTCTGATCCAGAGTCTCAAGAACCCACTGGGAACCCGTGACAACCCTGCACGAATCTGCCGAGACCTGTACAACTGTGAACAGAGGATGTACGATGGTGAGGAGACATTTAAACTGCTTAGTCATTTCTGTGCACATAATCCATTCTAATCTTGCTAATTAAGAGCCGGTCCCTCATCTGCTGCTACTCTTTGACAGGCACCTACTGGATCGACCCTAACCTCGGCTGCACTGCTGACACTATTGAGGTGATGTGCAACTTCACTGGTGGAGGACAGACTTGCCTGAAACCTATCACAGTATCCAAGGTTCGGATCACTTCTATATCTAGCCATTTGCTTCACCTAGACAAAAGCCCCAGTGAAATGTAAACTCACATCACTTAGATGAAGACAAGATCACTTCAGGAGCTTGTTATGTGGATGAATATCAAATGCATGATTGCTTGGGTGTGCAAGTGGAGAAAGTTCTCAAAGGATTTCTCAGGTAGAGAAGCTTAGAATTTAATGTTGTTCATGTTATAATTTAAGGGACACAGCTGTTCATTTTCTGGCTCTATACTATAAAACGGAGCTCTTTTTTGACGTTTAATTATTGCACTGAATCttaaaagggacagttcaccccaaaattaAAAATccatatttttcctcttacctgtagCGTTATTTATCagtctagattgttttggtataAGTTGCCCGGTGTTGAAGATATCGACCGTGAGGCTTCTGTCTTCTTTTAAATATTatggaactagatggcactcggcTTGTGGTGCTTAAAGCGCCaacaaatatatttgaatacaTCAACAGCAATGTGTCTTTCCAGAAGTAATGCCCCggttactcaagataatccacagacctggttGTAAGCAGTTTCATGAAGGAACTATTTTCCTTCTACCGAACTACACTCGCTAACTGTACTTTAAGCACCACAAGCCGAGTGCCATCTGGTTCCATTATATTCGAGAGAAGACAGACATCTGTTTGGCCGATATCTTCAACACTGGGAAACTCGTACTAAAACAATCTAGATTTGATAAATTAATAaagcactacaggtaagaggaaaaataagtatttttatttttggggtCAACTGTCCCCTTTAGTCCTGTTGACCAAGACCCTATCAATGCACACTCAGTTGGCAAATACCTCTAGGATCTTAATCTCtccctattattattattttttgcaacaaaacatcacagcacacacaagaacacaaatacagacagactCAGTGCCTGCATAAACTCTAAATGAAATAATGGGGACACGCATAATTGAAGGCACAATTTGTAACACAGATGTAACTCATTCTAATTACACAATTGTCCACACAGTGGAGTCAGTTATCAACTCCAAAAATGATTGTGCCTTTTCTATTACAGagcaacgtgatatcatgacttgtGTTATATCAAGTGGCGTgctatctgtacgcattttgagctatccgcgtgcgTATCATACATACTTCATGAGAAGTacacgccacttcatgagatcagtctgtacACAGAGTAATACTAATTCATCCGTTTACATCAGGATTTTTTGTGAACAAATTGTATCATTAATTAATTGTATCATTAAAAGAGCCTTATTTCTAAATTATGAATATTTGAGAAACACAAATTCTTGCTTTATAGTTGGAGATAGGAGTGGGTCGTATCCAGATGAACTTCATCCACCTTTTGAGCACCGAGGCTGTGCAGCACATCACCATTCATTGCCTCAACACACCAGTGTGGGCAGCAGGACCCTCCCTGCAACATTCAGCCAGGGCTGTGAGCTTCAGGGcctggagaggagagaagattcAGCCAGGCGACCTCCTGGAGCCGCTCATACCTAGGGACGACTGCTGGGTGAGCACTGCTACTTTTTTTGGCATGGATTCAAAGTAGAACTTCTACGTGAAGGGTTATGCAGAACTCAGCCCTTTGAGCCAAAATCTACATATCCTTAAAGCAGCAGTTcaacatttggggaaatacatttgctttcttgctgagagttagatgagaagatcaataccaatCTCAATCTCAACAATTTAGGATTTTAGAGTTACAAGCTATAACAATTTCTTAGCCAGACGTAAAGAGTTTGTGGGGTCTTGCATGTAACTGCATAAAACCGCGACACTCAAGCTCGAGCTCTCAAAACCTGACGCATCCTTCACTTTCAGATCAAAGACGGCCGCTGGCATCAGACCCACTTCATCTTTCAGACCCAGGACCCAAACTTACTCCCCATCGTTGATGTGTACAACCTGCCGACCACAGAACCTGGCGCACGCTATCACCTCGAGGTTGGACCCGTGTGCTTCTTATAGGGCCCTGAGGAAGGGCCGGGAACAATCCTCAAAGGAGTGACTGCATGGAGGAGAGTGGACGAGGGGGGAATAATGCTTCTGTGGTTTCCAGAAcaacagacccccccccccccattttctCTCTGCAAAACATGCTTGGACTGCAGAAACAGGAGGGGGCACCAGAGAAAGAAGGCCCATTGAAAATGCAGAGATAAGACTTTTAGCACTAATCAGCCTATGGAAAACAATTATTAGCTTCTTTTTCAGAGACTTGTTTGTGTGATACAAGACCTGAACCCCCCTTTTGGAAGAAAGTAATATGAACGTCTCACTCTGTCATCTCTCGGACCATGTTGTATCATATTTTCTTCACGGTCTGCTAACCCAATTTTGCAAAAACCTAAAACATTCAAAAGAGATCTGTACAGAAATATGGAACAGTTACATCTGCAAATGCAATAACTCCTATTTGAATGTTTAAGTATTATTTATacatgtgtatgtactgtatattgtaataTAAAGTGCAATAGTTATTGTTCCACAGCCTTTAGGCATATACAGTATCAACATCATATCACTCATTCAGGTATACAGTGTGCCTCAGACACACAGGTGCACTGTCTCCAGGTAAATCTTTTTTTGAGCCTCTTAATAAACTGTCTAGTGCTGAGTTTATACAGATATCCTTACACAAACTGCTGTGTGGTACTTTCCATGTTAAAATGGATCGAAGCTTTCCACAGTGTGAACCGAGAAAAGTGTGTCACGATGCTACCTCGAACTGCACCTCTTCATCTCGCAGCAAACAAGACGTTACCGGATATAATCTGGGATGACACAGAGGTGACACCTGGTGCTGCAACAGTTGACACTCGTATGATAAACTCTTGTCAGCTCTCACTAAAGCTATGTCTGTGCTTTACGAAAAAGGGAAGGTTGTAAAATATACACACAGGCcaaattcattaaattatattttcgAGCTAGTATTTTAACGTTCTCAATATTCTTTGTACTGTCTGACACAGAGTCTGACACTATAGGTtaagggtttttttttaatccgtcAAAATGTACACTTCTAATTATACAACCTTTATTATCTACAGTGGATTCTATTTCAATTCTGTTTGGCTTTTCAGTTCAGAACCAGTCACCAAGGTCATATTTTAATCACATTTGTGAGTCATTTTGAGCCTAAAGGATTCTAGTCTGTAAGTGTTTTTCTGTGCTAAACAATCAACTGTATTTTAGGACATTACCATCCTTATTATTTACTGTTTATGCATTTGACACTCAAAGGTGCAGAAATGGCGGTTGGTCCTGCCAATCTATAAACTCAGAGGATTTCTTACAATGCACAACACGACACTACCCCAGTAAATGAGCTTACAGTGTTTGGTCTGTACAGACATTTTATGCTGCGAAAATGAAGTCGAATGACTCAACAGGTAATTCAATAAAAGTCTGAAACCTTTGTTGATAAGCAGATTATTTTTAAGGAAAAATTCGTAACaaagtgagaaaagaaaatgcatttaaacTGCCTATTTCTGGCAGTGCGTTTTAGCTTCATTTCACACCTGGAACTGTCAAATCCTATCAACTCCCCCCACTTTTAGTGGCAATAGGGGGATTTGtgataaaaaaacacagcaagaCTTAGAGGTTGAAAGCACTATATTAGCAGACTGCTTACATACATGATCTTATCTCGGGCACATGGCATGGCGGCCCCCATCGATGGGTAGGTTGACTCCAGTTATGAAGCTGGCGGCGTCAGACGCCAGGAAGGCGATGCTGTGGGCCACTTCCTCCACCTCCCCTGGTCGTCCGAGGGCATGGGTCTGCTTACACTTTGCAAGAAACTGCCGGTGAAAGACACTCAATGCAACTTTGacactagtctcacattgccagaccttcctccacagcgctgccgaggagggtctggttagtccacacagcattccgtgaCGGGAGAGAAACTTGCGCTCGTTAATTGGCAAtgtctttaaatcaatcataatcgTCCTCGGCTGCGCTGTGCGCCGGATGGAGCCCCGttgccgctgtaaaatagcctcgggaaggaagttgtttttgGTGTACATTCAAGCTGTATTCAACAGATTAACCATTGAGCCTgcggagatctgaggagcagttaaccgtagtcctcataaattgaccggagtttaaaacgCTAGCACAAAGAAaccggaaggtaacggacatctggccgaaaagaaggacatcaggcagaatttccggcggcaccggagcaatcccggaagtggaacgtcgtggacatAGACTACTTTGATACAAGGCTGACAGACTTACAATATTGTCTTCTGTGCTATCAGATGCCAGGATGAAGGAATACCTATGTTTTAGTGGCAACATGCAGCATTGACATGATGCGTTACCTGGGCATACTGGTCCTCATCTAGTCCTGCTCTCTTGTGGACATCTGTGATGATCACACCAGGGCTGAAGAGATGCAGCAGGAGCAAGGATACAACATATGGTGCATCACACATTTCATTTCCAACAGAAACAACTgatatcaatgtttttttttaaattagtatTAATTCATAGGATGTGTGTTAACTAATTGTACATATCCAAAGTATGAATGGGCAGGGAAATATGAATGAGGTCAATAACTGAACACCATAAAAATACATGATATTTTTAACTAAAACACTTACCAGACAGAGTTCACTCTGACTTGCTTTGATGCCAGctctgaaataaaaaaggatttttttttttttattcatattgtAAACTTTTACAATGCTGAACAGACAATATAAAGAGACAAAATGGCTCACTCACCAAGCGCTGTACAACGTGTGAACTGATCAATGGCAGACTTGGACATGCAATAGGCCAGCACACCGGGGAACTACAGAGAGAAAACAGTGTGGGGCAACATGTAGaggaaaatacagtatgtggccAGCTGCTTAATACCCACTGATCTCTGTCCATTGACGCTGGAGACATTGACGATGGAGCCTTTGGTCTTGATCAGGTGGGGAACACATAGGTGAGTCAGGTGGTACACAGTTCTGGAATATGAAACAAAAGTTAGGGGACAATCTAACTGAAATGAACAGAAACATACTTGAACATTATATATCAAGTTGGGGAGTAAGTAATACTAGTCTTGTGTCCTCTCGAGGCTGTAAAAGGACAATTACTTCCTAACATCTGTGATGGGATTCACCAGCAGGATAACAGCAGTATCACGCCTACATTCACACATTTAGATTAGTTGATTTAGGTCGATTTATGACGAGGCCTGATGTCCTCTATAGCGAAATCCGTGGGTGAGCACAACATAAATTATATTTCGCGTCTGAGATGCaattatgtattattaatgtTCACATTTGTTTGCAGCACATCTGAATGTAACACATAACATGTAATGCAGTGATACATTTGAGATGTCCTTTATGAGATTATATGAACTGCAAAACTACAGATTCCACTTCAAATGGACACTATGTCTTTGTCTATATGAGTCATGCCCCTTCACAttcatgcatacatatatagtGTAACCATacattgtataaaaaaaaaaataaaaaaaaaatagccaatCTAGATTCAGTCAAGTATGTTACACATACTGTGCATACAGTGAGATTCATAAAAAACTAACAGCACATAATTAATTTATATCTCCCTTATTATCGTGGCACTCAAaacatttggttgtttttgcacaattattaaaataaaacggACACAATTTTCTGTTATGTTCAGGTGCTGACGTAACTAAACAAATGAAGATATAACATATGTATCTATCCCAAGTACTTTTTGATATACATTAAATCACTTCAGCAAACGTCCAATTGAATGCTACATTTAAGAGCCATCTCATCTGACATATCCCCGCCACTGCACCCGTTCTCCTACGTTATGATGCCAGGTGTTTGAAATCCTACCTGACATTGATGTTCATGATCCTGTCATACTGAGCCAGGTCTGTTGTCTCTATGCTGCCCATGGCCAGGATACCAGCGCTGTTAACGAGGACATCCAGCCGGCCGAAGTGAGCGATAGTTTGCTCCACTGTCTTCTTCACTGTCTCCTCATCAGTAAGGTCTCCAGGAACAAGCAAAGGCTAGTGAAAACATAGACACTCATTATTTCATTATGTTCCGTCCATAATGgcatttttgtttcaaaaatgtattcacaCAATACAGAACAAATGACTTTGTTAAAGGCACTAATGTGTGGATGATAAAGTGAGCTTGATGGCAAGTCTTCAATTGTAATTGTATGTCTTACATGTATACTTTATATCGTGTACATGTATTTACATCCTGCATATGGCTGcatatttaacattaaacaaatgtaatttAGTTTGATCCTAAGGTATAGTGTTTCTAAATATATATTTGGCCCCAGTGAATTGTGAGATGAGCACAcagcattttttgtttgtttttaatattacataaacaaacaaaaaatgctttaaaatatgCTGTGTGCTCATCCCACAATGCACTGGGGCCAAATATATTGATTGCAGGCCTATCATACACATTCGGACTTGTATCCCCTGGCAACTGAATGTGTGAGGCTCTGGTAATTGTTTATTGTTTGTTAGTTTACTTATTTATACAAACGCGACGCTACGCCAAACTCTattcaaaaaacacacaagtgtAGGATCTT
This genomic window contains:
- the LOC144518549 gene encoding 3-oxoacyl-[acyl-carrier-protein] reductase FabG produces the protein MASDDAFKVSSLKGKVTLITGASSGIGAGTSVLFAKLGALLALNGRDVENLKKIAKQCTDCGAAEPLLVPGDLTDEETVKKTVEQTIAHFGRLDVLVNSAGILAMGSIETTDLAQYDRIMNINVRTVYHLTHLCVPHLIKTKGSIVNVSSVNGQRSFPGVLAYCMSKSAIDQFTRCTALELASKQVRVNSVCPGVIITDVHKRAGLDEDQYAQFLAKCKQTHALGRPGEVEEVAHSIAFLASDAASFITGVNLPIDGGRHAMCPR